In Gallus gallus isolate bGalGal1 chromosome Z, bGalGal1.mat.broiler.GRCg7b, whole genome shotgun sequence, one DNA window encodes the following:
- the LOC121108313 gene encoding maestro heat-like repeat-containing protein family member 2B, protein MAPVRRAISHFIKDVLSANAQSCSAWDVVGHILQQLETFLPRKPGKKELSKSCAWTSWVTGCLCERDEQNTPDSGKFTESSSSPSGGRNADMLNRLVPYSSCGHGCCCPLLTPQTLLARLLVVAGSPFAGSELQAAALRLMQNLHSKIHRAVGAMWAAEIPLLLQCLEGKDESFPDSAEWEQRLLKFLRASLDTLEDEAWTKGLSCELSRWLSSSPSSSGEKSFLYKALGTVLGACKEVLHIQEKLLQHLEGANAEEPSEAQGMISLLSHAAESNFHTALDTLTMFASRLCKGQNGRISRRKKMELDSRRAQATRSALILAHGSLALRASKEQLLARLEGDIVGNILLLYSCSCRDLQNTLALLQSITDFSSAFQAVGDSACFNPSLKGKLLEILTELLKKYYLGTPVSPVPLKVVLALEQLSKLKPSLATKDMCDI, encoded by the exons ATGGCtcct GTGAGGAGGGCCATCTCGCACTTCATCAAGGATGTGCTCAGCGCTAACGCCCAGAGCTGCTCCgcctgggatgtggtggggcaCATCCTTCA gcagctggagacCTTTCTGCCCAGGAAGCCCGGGAAGAAGGAGCTCTCCAAGAGCTGTGCGTGGACATCCTGGGTCACTGGATGTCTCTGTGAGAGGGATGAGCAAAA CACACCAGACTCAGGGAAATTCACAGAGTCCTCTTCATCTCCGAGCGGAGGCAGGAATGCTGACATGCTCAACCGCCTCGTTCCCTACAGCTCCTGTGGCCACGGCTGCTGCT GCCCACTGCTGActccccagacactgctggcacGCCTGTTG GTGGTGGCAGGGAGCCCGTTTGCAGGCAGTGAACTCCAAGCCGCTGCCTTGCGACTCATGCAGAACCTCCACAGCAAGATCCACAGGGCTGTGGGGGCCATGTGGGCCGCTGAgatccccctgctgctgcagtgcctggaaG GGAAAGATGAGAGCTTCCCGGACTCTGCCGAGTGGGAGCAGCGTCTACTAAAG TTCCTGAGGGCATCATTGGACACCTTGGAGGATGAGGCCTGGACCAAGGGCTTGAGCTGCGAGCTGAGCcggtggctgagcagctctcccagcagctctggagagaAG TCCTTCCTGtacaaggctctggggacagtgctgggagccTGTAAGGAAGTCCTCCACATCCAAGAGAAGCTTCTGCAACACCTGGAGGGAGCAAACGCGGAGGAGCCATCTGAGGCCCAG ggaatgatctctcttctcagccatgctgctgagagcaacTTCCACACAGCCCTGGACACACTCACCATGTTTGCGTCCAGGCTGTGCAAAGGCCAAAACGGGAGGATTTCCAGACGCAAGAAG atggagctggacagcagaagagctcaggcCACACGCAGCGCTCTCATCCTCGCCCATGGCAGCTTGGCGCTGCGTGCCTCCAAGGAACAGCTGCTTGCCCGCCTGGAGGGAGACATCGTGGgcaacatcctgctgctctacagctgcagctgccgg GACCTGCAGAACACGCTTgcgctgctgcagagcatcactgacttcagctctgccttccaagcTGTGGGTGACTCTGCCTGCTTCAACCCCTCCTTGAAGggcaagctgctggagatcctgACG gagctgctgaagaaGTATTACTTGGGCACCCCTGTATCCCCAGTGCCCCTCAAGGTGGTTCTGGCCCTGGAGCAGTTGAG CAAGCTGAAGCCCTCTTTAGCAACCAAGGACATGTGTGACATCTGA